One Castanea sativa cultivar Marrone di Chiusa Pesio chromosome 4, ASM4071231v1 DNA window includes the following coding sequences:
- the LOC142630922 gene encoding UDP-glycosyltransferase 83A1-like encodes MGSQPHVLVVPFPAQGHVAPLMKFSHRIVDHGIKVTFVSPEFIHKRLKTTMPMKSPIRLVSFPDGLEPGDDPNDTMKLTNSFLEVMPGHFKDLIEKINESDDERISCVITDGMVVPALEVAEKMGIKMAILCPAGPATLATVLSIPKLIQDGIIDTQGTPLKNELIWLSKEIPAWTSTKLPWSCPGDSKSQEFLFGHVIRMNHFVKQCNWLLCNSFYELDSLALNLIPEIMPIGPLLLANQLGSHIGSFWPEDSTCLSWLDKQPMDSVIYASFGSTSIFNQQQLDELALGLELIGQPFLWVVRSDIINEALFEFLDGFRTRIADRGRIVNWAPQEQVLAHPSIACFLSHCGWNSTLEGISMGVPFLCWPYFTDQFQNKSYICDVWKVGLGLNPDENGIITRHEIITKIKTLLFDDGIKTSALKLKEMAKKSVTEGGSSFKNFESFVEKIKH; translated from the exons ATGGGTAGCCAACCACATGTGCTAGTCGTACCATTTCCAGCACAGGGCCATGTTGCCCCACTTATGAAGTTTTCTCACCGGATTGTTGATCATGGGATCAAGGTCACATTTGTTAGCCCTGAGTTCATAcacaaaagattaaaaactaCAATGCCAATGAAGAGCCCAATAAGGCTAGTCTCATTCCCAGATGGTCTAGAACCCGGTGATGATCCAAATGATACTATGAAGTTGACGAATAGTTTTCTAGAAGTTATGCCAGGTCATTTCAAGGACTTGATTGAGAAAATTAATGAGTCTGATGATGAGCGTATCAGTTGTGTCATTACTGATGGAATGGTTGTGCCGGCACTCGAAGTAGCTGAGAAGATGGGAATTAAAATGGCTATACTTTGCCCTGCGGGACCAGCAACCTTGGCCACCGTACTAAGTATCCCAAAACTTATTCAAGATGGAATTATAGATACTCAAG GAACTCCATTAAAAAATGAGTTGATTTGGCTGTCAAAGGAAATCCCAGCATGGACAAGCACAAAGTTGCCATGGAGCTGCCCTGGAGACTCAAAGTCacaagaatttttatttggacaTGTTATCAGGATGAACCATTTTGTCAAACAATGCAACTGGCTTCTCTGCAACTCATTTTATGAACTTGACTCATTGGCCTTAAATTTAATTCCTGAAATCATGCCTATTGGCCCATTACTTTTGGCCAATCAATTAGGCAGTCATATTGGAAGCTTTTGGCCAGAGGATTCAACTTGCCTAAGTTGGCTTGATAAACAACCTATGGATTCAGTCATTTATGCTTCCTTTGGCAGCACATCAATCTTCAACCAACAACAATTGGATGAACTtgcacttggacttgaactcatAGGCCAACCATTTTTGTGGGTTGTTCGGTCAGATATCATCAATGAAGCACTTTTTGAATTCCTGGATGGGTTTAGAACAAGAATAGCTGATCGTGGAAGGATTGTTAATTGGGCACCTCAAGAGCAGGTGCTAGCTCACCCTTCTATTGCATGTTTTCTAAGCCATTGTGGATGGAATTCAACCTTGGAGGGTATAAGCATGGGAGTCCCATTTCTATGCTGGCCTTATTTTACAGATCAATTCCAAAATAAGAGTTACATATGTGATGTTTGGAAGGTTGGTTTAGGGTTGAACCCAGATGAAAATGGGATTATCACCAGGCATGAAATCATCACAAAGATAAAAACATTGCTCTTTGATGATGGTATAAAAACAAGTGCATTGAAGCTGAAGGAGATGGCTAAAAAGAGTGTTACCGAAGGTGgatcttcttttaaaaattttgaaagctttgttgaaaaaataaagcatTAA